One region of Primulina tabacum isolate GXHZ01 chromosome 1, ASM2559414v2, whole genome shotgun sequence genomic DNA includes:
- the LOC142553202 gene encoding uncharacterized protein LOC142553202 isoform X2 has product MLVAAIILAPFYVSKNAYIAVVLFCALFTLITCKQCPINEKPNQLEIGLCGPYRAHVDTNHPDLLNGHVNLELGSRNYLHQQSLENVCPPSNSFCFPVTMTHFLSDEVDTELDAIDENGVPPEDFSTGFKQVRSNLSCSSDHVIFRLLGESTVSCSFKQRDGFHELPSDDFYTRSIQKSDTSSCIRSSFDHKTRSLNSGENVEYVKFGLMDPPVEIKPSLLDWGQKNMYVPSLAFLTVKNLEATGVLSVYDPYSSNTQFYPCNFSQTLLAPGEVATICFVFSPTQLGLSLAQLVVQTSFGGFLIQAKGFAVESPFLIKSGFDVYSSGRWKKNLSLFNPFNEALYVEEVTAWISVSSGNTFRTSSAICNIVAMENSSEFTTLGAKVVLGFENGEVDLTQIFVRPHVNWEVGPQKTETIMELDFSYHFEGKIFGTLCMMLKSSKNKIGTVMVPLGEEPSPYSAGHVSASLEALVPCNASGSSIFALSVRNDAPCLLSVVKVSKVGDGTETFQIKSVEGLVVFPRSITLVAILSYARLEIPAVSSRCKLLILLNYTRNSQIEIPCMDVISFCSGYGVDSSVGFTGINNVVYMNGIQKSFIRSMHPPSEIKAVAAIQADEFVLRNWKSHANARFLSVLDDHELRFPVVHVGNHCYRWVSVKNPSQEPVVVQLILNSWEVIDKCRTPEFDLQPPSDTILLSNRSIAPTRYGFSLGQDAITEAFIHPYGSASFGPILFQPSKLCEWRSSALIRNNLSGVEWLSLRGFGGSRSLLLLEGSKPVQSLEFKIDFPSQLNFSSGMLPHMEGKKNFCHQSLRKEVYAKNVGDLPLEVIQIKVSGAECSLDGFQVHNCQGFSLQPGESVRLQMSYWTDFSSSTIQRDLELALATGNLVIPMKTSLPLFVLCFCRRYMFWMRVKKAMVVILFASLLFMLVFLLFTSLTPFTYQDSKSGMKSSNVNCVEKSVAQEEALVLVSADRCCDGYSSGCGLVNHSEQYQKQKVPLLDTLPEAISTSSALSKTSSGVYCDGQDTSDSRNLRVTIGREKLRRRKKKKSSAIGLFELSSSQSGNSTPSSPLSPVACITPKPSCLVSPDRGPSLENRIPFAQKPHKKRDSIKCSEPPPQHDPLGDEVSSKRGFSPLETASLKKEVACGNVPFPSATFPSAAGVSPRACHSPALNSTSTIAPRAWAPGYKVHNKKAGEVEEKASADEKECVEDKFNYNIWADNLLGLHLIFQPKKVPRKSPRSIDDNFESFFVTGPSTLFANYMLNSPSGG; this is encoded by the exons ATGCTGGTGGCTGCCATTATTTT GGCACCATTTTACGTTTCCAAGAATGCTTACATTGCGGTGGTTCTATTTTGTGCTTTGTTCACACTTATCACATGCAAGCAATGTCCAATAAATGAAAAGCCAAATCAATTAGAAATAGGATTATGCGGGCCCTACAGGGCTCATGTTGATACAAACCATCCAGATCTATTGAATGGTCATGTTAATTTAGAATTAGGTTCAAGAAATTACTTGCATCAACAGAGTCTGGAGAATGTATGCCCACCTTCGAATTCATTCTGTTTTCCGGTGACAATGACCCACTTTTTATCTGATGAAGTTGATACTGAATTAgatgcaatagatgagaatggGGTTCCACCTGAAGATTTTTCTACTGGATTTAAGCAAGTGAGAAGTAACTTGAGCTGTTCTTCAGACCATGTTATCTTCAGGTTATTGGGTGAGAGCACTGTTTCTTGCTCATTCAAGCAGCGAGATGGTTTTCATGAATTGCCATCTGATGATTTTTACACCAGGAGCATCCAAAAATCTGATACATCTTCTTGTATAAGATCATCGTTTGACCATAAAACTCGCAGTTTAAATTCAGGAGAAAATGTTGAATATGTAAAATTTGGCTTGATGGACCCTCCTGTGGAGATAAAGCCTTCATTACTTGATTGGGGACAAAAGAATATGTATGTCCCATCCTTGGCCTTTTTGACAGTAAAGAATCTAGAAGCTACTGGTGTTTTGAGTGTCTACGATCCTTACAGTAGCAACACACAGTTTTATCCGTGCAATTTTAGTCAAACGCTGCTAGCTCCTGGAGAAGTTGCtacaatatgttttgtgttttCCCCTACACAGTTAGGATTGTCCTTAGCTCAACTAGTTGTACAGACAAGTTTTGGTGGGTTCCTGATTCAAGCTAAAGGCTTTGCTGTCGAGTCTCCTTTTTTGATAAAGTCTGGATTTGATGTTTACTCCAGTGGAAGGTGGAAAAAGAATTTGTCTTTATTTAATCCTTTCAATGAAGCCCTCTATGTGGAGGAGGTAACTGCTTGGATATCTGTGTCCTCAGGGAACACTTTCCGCACATCAAGCGCAATTTGCAACATTGTCGCTATGGAGAATTCGAGTGAGTTTACAACGTTGGGTGCTAAAGTAGTGTTGGGTTTTGAGAATGGTGAGGTTGATCTGACACAAATCTTTGTGAGACCACATGTGAATTGGGAGGTTGGCCCTCAAAAAACAGAGACTATCATGGAATTGGACTTTTCTTaccattttgaaggaaaaatatttGGTACTTTGTGTATGATGTTGAAATCTTCAAAGAATAAGATCGGTACTGTCATGGTACCTCTTGGAGAGGAACCAAGCCCATATTCAGCAGGTCATGTTTCAGCATCTTTGGAGGCCTTGGTTCCATGCAATGCAAGTGGATCTTCCATTTTTGCTTTGTCTGTGAGAAATGATGCCCCATGTCTACTGAGTGTTGTTAAGGTCAGTAAAGTAGGCGATGGTACTGAAACTTTCCAAATCAAGTCTGTTGAAGGACTTGTAGTTTTTCCTCGATCAATCACACTAGTAGCTATACTTAGTTACGCTCGTCTTGAAATTCCTGCAGTAAGCTCACGCTGCAAATTGCTCATTCTATTAAATTACACTAGAAATTCTCAGATAGAAATTCCATGCATGGATGTTATCAGTTTCTGCTCGGGATATGGGGTAGATTCTTCAGTTGGATTTACAGGGATCAACAATGTAGTTTATATGAATGGAATACAAAAGTCTTTTATTCGCAGCATGCACCCACCTTCTGAAATCAAG GCTGTGGCTGCAATTCAAGCAGATGAATTTGTACTCAGAAACTGGAAATCTCATGCCAACGCGAGATTCCTGTCTGTTCTTGATGACCATGAACTACGATTTCCAGTGGTTCACGTCGGAAATCATTGCTACCGGTGGGTCTCTGTCAAAAACCCAAGCCAAGAACCAGTTGTGGTGCagcttattttaaattcatGGGAAGTCATTGATAAGTGCAGGACACCAGAATTTGATTTGCAACCTCCCTCAGACACTATTTTGTTGAGTAATAGATCAATTGCTCCAACAAGGTATGGATTCTCATTGGGTCAAGATGCAATAACTGAGGCTTTTATTCATCCTTATGGCAGTGCGTCTTTTGGTCCAATCTTATTTCAACCTTCCAAACTCTGCGAATGGAGAAGTTCAGCACTGATAAGGAATAATCTCTCTGGTGTAGAATGGTTATCACTGCGAGGATTTGGAGGGTCACGTTCCTTGCTGTTGCTAGAGGGGTCTAAACCCGTGCAGAGTTTAGAATTTAAGATAGATTTTCCGAGTCAGCTAAATTTTTCTTCTGGCATGTTACCCCACATGGAAGGCAAAAAAAATTTCTGTCATCAGTCCTTGAGAAAAGAGGTCTATGCGAAGAACGTGGGTGACCTTCCTTTGGAGGTTATTCAAATTAAAGTTTCAGGGGCTGAGTGTAGTTTGGATGGATTTCAAGTACATAATTGTCAAGGTTTTTCTCTTCAACCTGGAGAATCTGTTAGGCTTCAAATGTCATACTGGACTGATTTCTCCTCGTCCACTATACAGAGGGACCTTGAACTAGCTTTGGCAACTGGGAATCTTGTGATACCTATGAAAACAAGTTTGCCATTATTCGTGCTTTGTTTCTGCAGAAGATATATGTTCTGGATGCGTGTGAAGAAAGCTATGGTGGTGATCCTGTTTGCATCTCTGCTATTTATGCTAGTCTTTCTCCTTTTTACCTCTCTGACTCCGTTCACATATCAAGACTCTAAAAGTGGGATGAAATCTTCTAATGTTAATTGTGTTGAAAAATCAGTTGCACAAGAGGAAGCATTGGTCTTGGTGTCTGCCGATCGATGTTGTGATGGTTATTCCTCGGGCTGTGGACTTGTAAATCATTCTGAACAGTATCAGAAACAAAAGGTCCCTCTGTTAGACACCCTACCAGAAGCCATATCAACATCCTCCGCATTGTCAAAAACTTCATCAGGTGTGTATTGTGATGGTCAAGATACATCAGATTCAAGAAACTTGAGAGTTACTATCGGGAGAGAGAAATTAAGGAGgcggaaaaagaaaaagagttcTGCTATCGGACTCTTCGAACTTTCAAGCAGTCAGAGTGGCAATTCTACCCCATCTTCACCTCTGTCTCCAGTGGCATGCATAACACCAAAGCCATCGTGTTTGGTGTCTCCTGATAGAGGCCCATCATTGGAGAACAGAATCCCATTTGCTCAGAAACCGCACAAGAAACGTGATAGCATAAAATGCTCCGAACCTCCCCCTCAGCATGATCCCTTGGGTGATGAGGTTTCCTCCAAGCGGGGGTTCTCTCCTCTGGAGACTGCTAGTTTGAAGAAGGAGGTCGCTTGTGGGAATGTTCCGTTTCCTTCTGCAACCTTTCCTAGTGCTGCTGGGGTTTCCCCTCGGGCATGTCATTCACCAGCTTTGAACTCAACATCTACAATTGCTCCCCGTGCATGGGCTCCGGGGTACAAAGTTCACAATAAAAAAGCTGGTGAAGTCGAGGAAAAGGCGAGTGCGGACGAAAAGGAGTGTGTGGaagataaatttaattataacatatgGGCGGATAATCTCCTCGGTCTCCATTTGATTTTCCAGCCAAAAAAGGTCCCCAGGAAGTCACCCCGTTCCATTGATGATAATTTTGAGAGCTTTTTTGTGACAGGACCATCGACCCTCTTTGCGAACTACATGCTAAATTCCCCATCTGGAGGGTAA
- the LOC142553202 gene encoding uncharacterized protein LOC142553202 isoform X1, giving the protein MESQTLVINANRAPFYVSKNAYIAVVLFCALFTLITCKQCPINEKPNQLEIGLCGPYRAHVDTNHPDLLNGHVNLELGSRNYLHQQSLENVCPPSNSFCFPVTMTHFLSDEVDTELDAIDENGVPPEDFSTGFKQVRSNLSCSSDHVIFRLLGESTVSCSFKQRDGFHELPSDDFYTRSIQKSDTSSCIRSSFDHKTRSLNSGENVEYVKFGLMDPPVEIKPSLLDWGQKNMYVPSLAFLTVKNLEATGVLSVYDPYSSNTQFYPCNFSQTLLAPGEVATICFVFSPTQLGLSLAQLVVQTSFGGFLIQAKGFAVESPFLIKSGFDVYSSGRWKKNLSLFNPFNEALYVEEVTAWISVSSGNTFRTSSAICNIVAMENSSEFTTLGAKVVLGFENGEVDLTQIFVRPHVNWEVGPQKTETIMELDFSYHFEGKIFGTLCMMLKSSKNKIGTVMVPLGEEPSPYSAGHVSASLEALVPCNASGSSIFALSVRNDAPCLLSVVKVSKVGDGTETFQIKSVEGLVVFPRSITLVAILSYARLEIPAVSSRCKLLILLNYTRNSQIEIPCMDVISFCSGYGVDSSVGFTGINNVVYMNGIQKSFIRSMHPPSEIKAVAAIQADEFVLRNWKSHANARFLSVLDDHELRFPVVHVGNHCYRWVSVKNPSQEPVVVQLILNSWEVIDKCRTPEFDLQPPSDTILLSNRSIAPTRYGFSLGQDAITEAFIHPYGSASFGPILFQPSKLCEWRSSALIRNNLSGVEWLSLRGFGGSRSLLLLEGSKPVQSLEFKIDFPSQLNFSSGMLPHMEGKKNFCHQSLRKEVYAKNVGDLPLEVIQIKVSGAECSLDGFQVHNCQGFSLQPGESVRLQMSYWTDFSSSTIQRDLELALATGNLVIPMKTSLPLFVLCFCRRYMFWMRVKKAMVVILFASLLFMLVFLLFTSLTPFTYQDSKSGMKSSNVNCVEKSVAQEEALVLVSADRCCDGYSSGCGLVNHSEQYQKQKVPLLDTLPEAISTSSALSKTSSGVYCDGQDTSDSRNLRVTIGREKLRRRKKKKSSAIGLFELSSSQSGNSTPSSPLSPVACITPKPSCLVSPDRGPSLENRIPFAQKPHKKRDSIKCSEPPPQHDPLGDEVSSKRGFSPLETASLKKEVACGNVPFPSATFPSAAGVSPRACHSPALNSTSTIAPRAWAPGYKVHNKKAGEVEEKASADEKECVEDKFNYNIWADNLLGLHLIFQPKKVPRKSPRSIDDNFESFFVTGPSTLFANYMLNSPSGG; this is encoded by the exons ATGGAATCTCAAACCCTAGTGATCAACGCTAATAG GGCACCATTTTACGTTTCCAAGAATGCTTACATTGCGGTGGTTCTATTTTGTGCTTTGTTCACACTTATCACATGCAAGCAATGTCCAATAAATGAAAAGCCAAATCAATTAGAAATAGGATTATGCGGGCCCTACAGGGCTCATGTTGATACAAACCATCCAGATCTATTGAATGGTCATGTTAATTTAGAATTAGGTTCAAGAAATTACTTGCATCAACAGAGTCTGGAGAATGTATGCCCACCTTCGAATTCATTCTGTTTTCCGGTGACAATGACCCACTTTTTATCTGATGAAGTTGATACTGAATTAgatgcaatagatgagaatggGGTTCCACCTGAAGATTTTTCTACTGGATTTAAGCAAGTGAGAAGTAACTTGAGCTGTTCTTCAGACCATGTTATCTTCAGGTTATTGGGTGAGAGCACTGTTTCTTGCTCATTCAAGCAGCGAGATGGTTTTCATGAATTGCCATCTGATGATTTTTACACCAGGAGCATCCAAAAATCTGATACATCTTCTTGTATAAGATCATCGTTTGACCATAAAACTCGCAGTTTAAATTCAGGAGAAAATGTTGAATATGTAAAATTTGGCTTGATGGACCCTCCTGTGGAGATAAAGCCTTCATTACTTGATTGGGGACAAAAGAATATGTATGTCCCATCCTTGGCCTTTTTGACAGTAAAGAATCTAGAAGCTACTGGTGTTTTGAGTGTCTACGATCCTTACAGTAGCAACACACAGTTTTATCCGTGCAATTTTAGTCAAACGCTGCTAGCTCCTGGAGAAGTTGCtacaatatgttttgtgttttCCCCTACACAGTTAGGATTGTCCTTAGCTCAACTAGTTGTACAGACAAGTTTTGGTGGGTTCCTGATTCAAGCTAAAGGCTTTGCTGTCGAGTCTCCTTTTTTGATAAAGTCTGGATTTGATGTTTACTCCAGTGGAAGGTGGAAAAAGAATTTGTCTTTATTTAATCCTTTCAATGAAGCCCTCTATGTGGAGGAGGTAACTGCTTGGATATCTGTGTCCTCAGGGAACACTTTCCGCACATCAAGCGCAATTTGCAACATTGTCGCTATGGAGAATTCGAGTGAGTTTACAACGTTGGGTGCTAAAGTAGTGTTGGGTTTTGAGAATGGTGAGGTTGATCTGACACAAATCTTTGTGAGACCACATGTGAATTGGGAGGTTGGCCCTCAAAAAACAGAGACTATCATGGAATTGGACTTTTCTTaccattttgaaggaaaaatatttGGTACTTTGTGTATGATGTTGAAATCTTCAAAGAATAAGATCGGTACTGTCATGGTACCTCTTGGAGAGGAACCAAGCCCATATTCAGCAGGTCATGTTTCAGCATCTTTGGAGGCCTTGGTTCCATGCAATGCAAGTGGATCTTCCATTTTTGCTTTGTCTGTGAGAAATGATGCCCCATGTCTACTGAGTGTTGTTAAGGTCAGTAAAGTAGGCGATGGTACTGAAACTTTCCAAATCAAGTCTGTTGAAGGACTTGTAGTTTTTCCTCGATCAATCACACTAGTAGCTATACTTAGTTACGCTCGTCTTGAAATTCCTGCAGTAAGCTCACGCTGCAAATTGCTCATTCTATTAAATTACACTAGAAATTCTCAGATAGAAATTCCATGCATGGATGTTATCAGTTTCTGCTCGGGATATGGGGTAGATTCTTCAGTTGGATTTACAGGGATCAACAATGTAGTTTATATGAATGGAATACAAAAGTCTTTTATTCGCAGCATGCACCCACCTTCTGAAATCAAG GCTGTGGCTGCAATTCAAGCAGATGAATTTGTACTCAGAAACTGGAAATCTCATGCCAACGCGAGATTCCTGTCTGTTCTTGATGACCATGAACTACGATTTCCAGTGGTTCACGTCGGAAATCATTGCTACCGGTGGGTCTCTGTCAAAAACCCAAGCCAAGAACCAGTTGTGGTGCagcttattttaaattcatGGGAAGTCATTGATAAGTGCAGGACACCAGAATTTGATTTGCAACCTCCCTCAGACACTATTTTGTTGAGTAATAGATCAATTGCTCCAACAAGGTATGGATTCTCATTGGGTCAAGATGCAATAACTGAGGCTTTTATTCATCCTTATGGCAGTGCGTCTTTTGGTCCAATCTTATTTCAACCTTCCAAACTCTGCGAATGGAGAAGTTCAGCACTGATAAGGAATAATCTCTCTGGTGTAGAATGGTTATCACTGCGAGGATTTGGAGGGTCACGTTCCTTGCTGTTGCTAGAGGGGTCTAAACCCGTGCAGAGTTTAGAATTTAAGATAGATTTTCCGAGTCAGCTAAATTTTTCTTCTGGCATGTTACCCCACATGGAAGGCAAAAAAAATTTCTGTCATCAGTCCTTGAGAAAAGAGGTCTATGCGAAGAACGTGGGTGACCTTCCTTTGGAGGTTATTCAAATTAAAGTTTCAGGGGCTGAGTGTAGTTTGGATGGATTTCAAGTACATAATTGTCAAGGTTTTTCTCTTCAACCTGGAGAATCTGTTAGGCTTCAAATGTCATACTGGACTGATTTCTCCTCGTCCACTATACAGAGGGACCTTGAACTAGCTTTGGCAACTGGGAATCTTGTGATACCTATGAAAACAAGTTTGCCATTATTCGTGCTTTGTTTCTGCAGAAGATATATGTTCTGGATGCGTGTGAAGAAAGCTATGGTGGTGATCCTGTTTGCATCTCTGCTATTTATGCTAGTCTTTCTCCTTTTTACCTCTCTGACTCCGTTCACATATCAAGACTCTAAAAGTGGGATGAAATCTTCTAATGTTAATTGTGTTGAAAAATCAGTTGCACAAGAGGAAGCATTGGTCTTGGTGTCTGCCGATCGATGTTGTGATGGTTATTCCTCGGGCTGTGGACTTGTAAATCATTCTGAACAGTATCAGAAACAAAAGGTCCCTCTGTTAGACACCCTACCAGAAGCCATATCAACATCCTCCGCATTGTCAAAAACTTCATCAGGTGTGTATTGTGATGGTCAAGATACATCAGATTCAAGAAACTTGAGAGTTACTATCGGGAGAGAGAAATTAAGGAGgcggaaaaagaaaaagagttcTGCTATCGGACTCTTCGAACTTTCAAGCAGTCAGAGTGGCAATTCTACCCCATCTTCACCTCTGTCTCCAGTGGCATGCATAACACCAAAGCCATCGTGTTTGGTGTCTCCTGATAGAGGCCCATCATTGGAGAACAGAATCCCATTTGCTCAGAAACCGCACAAGAAACGTGATAGCATAAAATGCTCCGAACCTCCCCCTCAGCATGATCCCTTGGGTGATGAGGTTTCCTCCAAGCGGGGGTTCTCTCCTCTGGAGACTGCTAGTTTGAAGAAGGAGGTCGCTTGTGGGAATGTTCCGTTTCCTTCTGCAACCTTTCCTAGTGCTGCTGGGGTTTCCCCTCGGGCATGTCATTCACCAGCTTTGAACTCAACATCTACAATTGCTCCCCGTGCATGGGCTCCGGGGTACAAAGTTCACAATAAAAAAGCTGGTGAAGTCGAGGAAAAGGCGAGTGCGGACGAAAAGGAGTGTGTGGaagataaatttaattataacatatgGGCGGATAATCTCCTCGGTCTCCATTTGATTTTCCAGCCAAAAAAGGTCCCCAGGAAGTCACCCCGTTCCATTGATGATAATTTTGAGAGCTTTTTTGTGACAGGACCATCGACCCTCTTTGCGAACTACATGCTAAATTCCCCATCTGGAGGGTAA
- the LOC142553202 gene encoding uncharacterized protein LOC142553202 isoform X3 encodes MTHFLSDEVDTELDAIDENGVPPEDFSTGFKQVRSNLSCSSDHVIFRLLGESTVSCSFKQRDGFHELPSDDFYTRSIQKSDTSSCIRSSFDHKTRSLNSGENVEYVKFGLMDPPVEIKPSLLDWGQKNMYVPSLAFLTVKNLEATGVLSVYDPYSSNTQFYPCNFSQTLLAPGEVATICFVFSPTQLGLSLAQLVVQTSFGGFLIQAKGFAVESPFLIKSGFDVYSSGRWKKNLSLFNPFNEALYVEEVTAWISVSSGNTFRTSSAICNIVAMENSSEFTTLGAKVVLGFENGEVDLTQIFVRPHVNWEVGPQKTETIMELDFSYHFEGKIFGTLCMMLKSSKNKIGTVMVPLGEEPSPYSAGHVSASLEALVPCNASGSSIFALSVRNDAPCLLSVVKVSKVGDGTETFQIKSVEGLVVFPRSITLVAILSYARLEIPAVSSRCKLLILLNYTRNSQIEIPCMDVISFCSGYGVDSSVGFTGINNVVYMNGIQKSFIRSMHPPSEIKAVAAIQADEFVLRNWKSHANARFLSVLDDHELRFPVVHVGNHCYRWVSVKNPSQEPVVVQLILNSWEVIDKCRTPEFDLQPPSDTILLSNRSIAPTRYGFSLGQDAITEAFIHPYGSASFGPILFQPSKLCEWRSSALIRNNLSGVEWLSLRGFGGSRSLLLLEGSKPVQSLEFKIDFPSQLNFSSGMLPHMEGKKNFCHQSLRKEVYAKNVGDLPLEVIQIKVSGAECSLDGFQVHNCQGFSLQPGESVRLQMSYWTDFSSSTIQRDLELALATGNLVIPMKTSLPLFVLCFCRRYMFWMRVKKAMVVILFASLLFMLVFLLFTSLTPFTYQDSKSGMKSSNVNCVEKSVAQEEALVLVSADRCCDGYSSGCGLVNHSEQYQKQKVPLLDTLPEAISTSSALSKTSSGVYCDGQDTSDSRNLRVTIGREKLRRRKKKKSSAIGLFELSSSQSGNSTPSSPLSPVACITPKPSCLVSPDRGPSLENRIPFAQKPHKKRDSIKCSEPPPQHDPLGDEVSSKRGFSPLETASLKKEVACGNVPFPSATFPSAAGVSPRACHSPALNSTSTIAPRAWAPGYKVHNKKAGEVEEKASADEKECVEDKFNYNIWADNLLGLHLIFQPKKVPRKSPRSIDDNFESFFVTGPSTLFANYMLNSPSGG; translated from the exons ATGACCCACTTTTTATCTGATGAAGTTGATACTGAATTAgatgcaatagatgagaatggGGTTCCACCTGAAGATTTTTCTACTGGATTTAAGCAAGTGAGAAGTAACTTGAGCTGTTCTTCAGACCATGTTATCTTCAGGTTATTGGGTGAGAGCACTGTTTCTTGCTCATTCAAGCAGCGAGATGGTTTTCATGAATTGCCATCTGATGATTTTTACACCAGGAGCATCCAAAAATCTGATACATCTTCTTGTATAAGATCATCGTTTGACCATAAAACTCGCAGTTTAAATTCAGGAGAAAATGTTGAATATGTAAAATTTGGCTTGATGGACCCTCCTGTGGAGATAAAGCCTTCATTACTTGATTGGGGACAAAAGAATATGTATGTCCCATCCTTGGCCTTTTTGACAGTAAAGAATCTAGAAGCTACTGGTGTTTTGAGTGTCTACGATCCTTACAGTAGCAACACACAGTTTTATCCGTGCAATTTTAGTCAAACGCTGCTAGCTCCTGGAGAAGTTGCtacaatatgttttgtgttttCCCCTACACAGTTAGGATTGTCCTTAGCTCAACTAGTTGTACAGACAAGTTTTGGTGGGTTCCTGATTCAAGCTAAAGGCTTTGCTGTCGAGTCTCCTTTTTTGATAAAGTCTGGATTTGATGTTTACTCCAGTGGAAGGTGGAAAAAGAATTTGTCTTTATTTAATCCTTTCAATGAAGCCCTCTATGTGGAGGAGGTAACTGCTTGGATATCTGTGTCCTCAGGGAACACTTTCCGCACATCAAGCGCAATTTGCAACATTGTCGCTATGGAGAATTCGAGTGAGTTTACAACGTTGGGTGCTAAAGTAGTGTTGGGTTTTGAGAATGGTGAGGTTGATCTGACACAAATCTTTGTGAGACCACATGTGAATTGGGAGGTTGGCCCTCAAAAAACAGAGACTATCATGGAATTGGACTTTTCTTaccattttgaaggaaaaatatttGGTACTTTGTGTATGATGTTGAAATCTTCAAAGAATAAGATCGGTACTGTCATGGTACCTCTTGGAGAGGAACCAAGCCCATATTCAGCAGGTCATGTTTCAGCATCTTTGGAGGCCTTGGTTCCATGCAATGCAAGTGGATCTTCCATTTTTGCTTTGTCTGTGAGAAATGATGCCCCATGTCTACTGAGTGTTGTTAAGGTCAGTAAAGTAGGCGATGGTACTGAAACTTTCCAAATCAAGTCTGTTGAAGGACTTGTAGTTTTTCCTCGATCAATCACACTAGTAGCTATACTTAGTTACGCTCGTCTTGAAATTCCTGCAGTAAGCTCACGCTGCAAATTGCTCATTCTATTAAATTACACTAGAAATTCTCAGATAGAAATTCCATGCATGGATGTTATCAGTTTCTGCTCGGGATATGGGGTAGATTCTTCAGTTGGATTTACAGGGATCAACAATGTAGTTTATATGAATGGAATACAAAAGTCTTTTATTCGCAGCATGCACCCACCTTCTGAAATCAAG GCTGTGGCTGCAATTCAAGCAGATGAATTTGTACTCAGAAACTGGAAATCTCATGCCAACGCGAGATTCCTGTCTGTTCTTGATGACCATGAACTACGATTTCCAGTGGTTCACGTCGGAAATCATTGCTACCGGTGGGTCTCTGTCAAAAACCCAAGCCAAGAACCAGTTGTGGTGCagcttattttaaattcatGGGAAGTCATTGATAAGTGCAGGACACCAGAATTTGATTTGCAACCTCCCTCAGACACTATTTTGTTGAGTAATAGATCAATTGCTCCAACAAGGTATGGATTCTCATTGGGTCAAGATGCAATAACTGAGGCTTTTATTCATCCTTATGGCAGTGCGTCTTTTGGTCCAATCTTATTTCAACCTTCCAAACTCTGCGAATGGAGAAGTTCAGCACTGATAAGGAATAATCTCTCTGGTGTAGAATGGTTATCACTGCGAGGATTTGGAGGGTCACGTTCCTTGCTGTTGCTAGAGGGGTCTAAACCCGTGCAGAGTTTAGAATTTAAGATAGATTTTCCGAGTCAGCTAAATTTTTCTTCTGGCATGTTACCCCACATGGAAGGCAAAAAAAATTTCTGTCATCAGTCCTTGAGAAAAGAGGTCTATGCGAAGAACGTGGGTGACCTTCCTTTGGAGGTTATTCAAATTAAAGTTTCAGGGGCTGAGTGTAGTTTGGATGGATTTCAAGTACATAATTGTCAAGGTTTTTCTCTTCAACCTGGAGAATCTGTTAGGCTTCAAATGTCATACTGGACTGATTTCTCCTCGTCCACTATACAGAGGGACCTTGAACTAGCTTTGGCAACTGGGAATCTTGTGATACCTATGAAAACAAGTTTGCCATTATTCGTGCTTTGTTTCTGCAGAAGATATATGTTCTGGATGCGTGTGAAGAAAGCTATGGTGGTGATCCTGTTTGCATCTCTGCTATTTATGCTAGTCTTTCTCCTTTTTACCTCTCTGACTCCGTTCACATATCAAGACTCTAAAAGTGGGATGAAATCTTCTAATGTTAATTGTGTTGAAAAATCAGTTGCACAAGAGGAAGCATTGGTCTTGGTGTCTGCCGATCGATGTTGTGATGGTTATTCCTCGGGCTGTGGACTTGTAAATCATTCTGAACAGTATCAGAAACAAAAGGTCCCTCTGTTAGACACCCTACCAGAAGCCATATCAACATCCTCCGCATTGTCAAAAACTTCATCAGGTGTGTATTGTGATGGTCAAGATACATCAGATTCAAGAAACTTGAGAGTTACTATCGGGAGAGAGAAATTAAGGAGgcggaaaaagaaaaagagttcTGCTATCGGACTCTTCGAACTTTCAAGCAGTCAGAGTGGCAATTCTACCCCATCTTCACCTCTGTCTCCAGTGGCATGCATAACACCAAAGCCATCGTGTTTGGTGTCTCCTGATAGAGGCCCATCATTGGAGAACAGAATCCCATTTGCTCAGAAACCGCACAAGAAACGTGATAGCATAAAATGCTCCGAACCTCCCCCTCAGCATGATCCCTTGGGTGATGAGGTTTCCTCCAAGCGGGGGTTCTCTCCTCTGGAGACTGCTAGTTTGAAGAAGGAGGTCGCTTGTGGGAATGTTCCGTTTCCTTCTGCAACCTTTCCTAGTGCTGCTGGGGTTTCCCCTCGGGCATGTCATTCACCAGCTTTGAACTCAACATCTACAATTGCTCCCCGTGCATGGGCTCCGGGGTACAAAGTTCACAATAAAAAAGCTGGTGAAGTCGAGGAAAAGGCGAGTGCGGACGAAAAGGAGTGTGTGGaagataaatttaattataacatatgGGCGGATAATCTCCTCGGTCTCCATTTGATTTTCCAGCCAAAAAAGGTCCCCAGGAAGTCACCCCGTTCCATTGATGATAATTTTGAGAGCTTTTTTGTGACAGGACCATCGACCCTCTTTGCGAACTACATGCTAAATTCCCCATCTGGAGGGTAA